Proteins encoded together in one Papaver somniferum cultivar HN1 unplaced genomic scaffold, ASM357369v1 unplaced-scaffold_21, whole genome shotgun sequence window:
- the LOC113339437 gene encoding uncharacterized protein LOC113339437 gives MSTKLGVPLADDSDDEDTKKNLLMLYQCMLQHTHNLHQPVPTQVAKRESINKNRAEADARLMQDYFIDGCTWGPKNFHGRLGIYRPLLLKIMNKICEVDPDFGQRKDAARIPVHSPHMKMYAIMKCLCKGIPPDSIDDYTRMAASTIYYYIKKFCDAIMFGFNAEYMRRPIVNDVKWLMKENAARGFPEMLGSLDCMHCGWRVCPLDEAGTHTGHKSYHTRVLEAVASYDRWFWHGYFGVGGSSNDLNVLKSSNLFDDNLNGIAPPCHFTINGNQYTQGYYLVDGIYKSYSVLVQAYGAPSGIPILELFNKYQMENRKDVERAFGTLQKDEHRDPEWKYVPDPPHAPIVGYLRQKSEALYKTQFSRRDFVRIFQVIYGNDMVKV, from the exons ATGTCAACCAAATTGGGGGTTCCTCTGGCCGATGATTCAGATGACGAAGATACAAAGAAAAATCTTCTAATGTTATATCAATGTATGCTGCAACATACTCATAATTTGCATCAACCCGTTCCAACCCAAGTGGCGAAGAGagaatcaatcaataaaaatcGTGCTGAAGCGGATGCAAGGTTGATGCAGGATTATTTCATTGATGGTTGCACTTGGGGACCGAAAAATTTCCATGGCCGTTTAGGTATTTATCGTCCTcttttattaaaaattatgaacaaAATATGTGAGGTTGACCCAGACTTTGGACAAAGAAAAGATGCGGCAAGAATTCCAGTTCATAGCCCACACATGAAAATGTATGCCATTATGAAGTGTCTTTGTAAAGGTATCCCACCCGATAGCATTGATGATTATACCCGTATGGCTGCTTCTACTATTTACTATTATATTAAGAAGTTTTGTGATGCAATTATGTTTGGGTTTAATGCGGAATACATGAGACGTCCTATTGTGAATGATGTGAAGTGGCTGATGAAGGAAAACGCTGCTAGAGGCTTTCCAGAAATGCTTGGTAGCCTGGACTGTATGCATTGTGGTTGGAGGGTGTGTCCACTAGACGAGGCGGGAACACACACAGGCCACAAAAGTTATCACACTCGTGTTCTTGAAGCGGTTGCTTCATATGATAGGTGGTTTTGGCATGGGTATTTTGGAGTGGGTGGATCCAGCAATGATCTTAATGTTTTGAAGTCCTCTAATTTGTTTGATGACAATCTCAATGGTATTGCACCACCTTGTCATTTTACTATCAATGGCAACCAGTACACGCAGGGGTATTATTTAGTGGATGGAATTTATAAGAGTTACTCTGTGTTAGTCCAAGCTTACGGTGCACCCAGTGGTATTCCAATTCTCGAGTTATTTAACAAATATCAAATGGAAAATAGGAAAGATGTGGAACGAGCATTTGGGACACTGCAAA AGGATGAACATCGTGACCCGGAGTGGAAGTATGTGCCAGACCCACCTCATGCACCTATAGTCGGTTACCTGAGGCAGAAAAGCGAGGCATTATATAAAACTCAGTTCTCCAGGAGAGACTTCGTACGGATCTTTCAGGTCATATATGGGAACGACATGGTCAAGGTCTAA